GATTTCGCCCAAGTACGAGATCCGGATTCAGACCACCCTTGATCCCATTGTGGAAGAGACGCTTCGTTACCGCAAAATCGCCTATGAGCTGGATGACCGGTACGATAAGTATATGAAGCGGGCCGGATACAGCGGCACGCCGGACGGCGATGGCCCGAGGAAGCCTGCATCGCCCGGCAGCGAGGAGCAATAGAATTGCCGGCCTGCGGCCGGTTAGCTTCAGAAGAGAGCGGTTTTCCGGGTTGGCCGGGAAGCCGCTCTTTTGCGCAGCGGGAACGGGTGTTAGAATGGAATTATACTAATTTAGGGGGAATACGATGCTGAAGACATGGAGAAGATTCATATCAGCCTCTGCAGGCGGACTGCTGTTATTGGCCGCACTAATTCAAGTACAGGCGGGTCCGGCCGTTGCGGCAGCAGCAGACGCAGATCAAGGGGCGGCGCAGGATGTCTTTCGCATCGTGGCACTTGGAGATTCGATCACTGCCGGATATGAGCCGGGGATGACCGATCCGGGCGTGAAGCCGTACGGCTATGCTGAACGGTTATTGGAGCAAGGCTGGTACCACGGCAGAACGGAGCTTAGCAATTACGGTATTCTGGGCCTTAAGACCGCTGGGCTGCTTCAGTATACCAAGGCGATCCAGGAGGGGGCGGCTGTAAACGCAGAGGCGATTCAGCCCGGCCTGCCTGATCCGAGAATTGCCCAGTTCGCAGCGGCTGTTCCGCAGATCAAGGCCGAGCTTGCCGCTGCCGACCTGATTACCCTGACGATTGGCGGCAACGATGTCAGCAGCCTGTTCCTGAATTATAAGACGCTGACGGATACCGACTTCGCCGCCCAGCTGGCCGAGCGCCTCACGGAATATAGCAGCAATGTATCCGCAGCGCTGCAGAATATCCGGGCGGTCAATCCGCAGGCCACCATCCTGCTGGCCGATCAGTATCAGCCGGCTCCGCGGATTGCCCTGGGCGCTTCGTATGACAAGCTGATGAATGCCGCTGCGCAGTTCACTGCAGCCGCCGATCAGATTGCGGCATCGCTTAATCAGGCTGATGCCCCTGTGAAGATCGCTCATGTTGCGGCTGTCTTTGCGGGTACGGAGGCATCGCTCACCCATATTATCGGGGCAGGAGCGGCTGATTTTCACCCTACACAGGTTGGGTATGAAAGGATCGCCAAAGTGTTCGCCGGACTGCAATGGGGGGAATACCGGACTCCGGCAGTACCTGCATTGGCTTCAGGTGCGGCTGCGCCGATGTCCATCGTGGTGAAGGGGACGGAGCTGAACACGCCCAATAAGCCGGTGCTGAAGAACGGGCAGAATTTCCTGGCGCTGAAGGATATTCTGAATGCGGTAGGTGCGCAGGGGAAATGGGATAACAAGACCTCCAGCGCAACCGTCACCTACGGCGGAAGAACGGTAGTGATTACAATCGGGGCGAAGACCATGAAGGTGAACGGTGCGGATGTGGCGCTGGATACCCCGGCCTTCCTGCACAAGGTGGGCAAGGAGGACAAAACCTATCTCCCGCTGGGCGCGCTTGCTACCGGCCTTGGCTTCGATGTGAACTACAGCGCCAAGCTGCGGACAGCTTTCATTAATCCATAATTCCGCATAAGCTATCTAAATGAATCAATTAGGCCTAATCAGAAAAGGTGGATGAACGCAGTTGTCTAATGCCAAGTTTAAGAAGGACTATATCCTCACGATGGATGATATTGTACGGGAAGGAGCACCTGTGCTCCGTACCGTTACCGAGCCGGTGCAGGTCCCGCTCCGGCAGGAGGACCGCGAGGCGCTGCAATGTATGATGCAGTTCCTGAAGAACAGCCAGGATGAGGCGATGGCTGCCAAATATAAGCTGCGGTCTGGAGTAGGCTTATCCGCCAATCAGATCGGGCTGCCGCAACGGATGTTCGTCATGTATCTGACGGATGAGAACGGCCGGAAGGTAGAGTACACCTGGGTGAATCCCAAGATCATCAGCCACTCCATGGCGATGGTGTATCTGCCGGAGAGTGAAGGCTGCCTGTCCGTGGACCGGCCTGTACACGGCTTCGTGCCGCGTTACGAGTCGGTGAAGGTGCGGGGCTTCGATCTGGACGGCCAGGTCATTACCCAGCGGTTCAAGGGGTATCAGGCTATTGTGATCCAGCATGAGATGGATCATCTGGACGGCATCATGTTCTACGACCGGATCAATGCCCAGAACCCGTTCAAGCTGCCGCAGGATGTGGAGATCCGCAGCCTGTATGAGCAGAAGGGGAGTTAGCGGAGAGAGGCGGATGGGCGCGCCTGAGCGTTGTATCTGGCTGTGGCGGATCTGTCCGATTGGATAAGCCAATCGACTTTGAATGATGAATAAGGGGTGTCTCAGGCCATGTGCATGGCTGTTGAGACACCCCTTATTGTTATGCAATTCTGCGTGATGGACTGGGAGGCCCTTATCCAGAGGAATGTTACAACTCCCTAGGCTGATCGGACACAGAGGCCGTTAACCCATCACTTTGCAGTCTCTCTATGCTGAAAAGATGGGTTTAAGAGCTTCT
This region of Paenibacillus sp. FSL K6-1096 genomic DNA includes:
- a CDS encoding stalk domain-containing protein — its product is MLKTWRRFISASAGGLLLLAALIQVQAGPAVAAAADADQGAAQDVFRIVALGDSITAGYEPGMTDPGVKPYGYAERLLEQGWYHGRTELSNYGILGLKTAGLLQYTKAIQEGAAVNAEAIQPGLPDPRIAQFAAAVPQIKAELAAADLITLTIGGNDVSSLFLNYKTLTDTDFAAQLAERLTEYSSNVSAALQNIRAVNPQATILLADQYQPAPRIALGASYDKLMNAAAQFTAAADQIAASLNQADAPVKIAHVAAVFAGTEASLTHIIGAGAADFHPTQVGYERIAKVFAGLQWGEYRTPAVPALASGAAAPMSIVVKGTELNTPNKPVLKNGQNFLALKDILNAVGAQGKWDNKTSSATVTYGGRTVVITIGAKTMKVNGADVALDTPAFLHKVGKEDKTYLPLGALATGLGFDVNYSAKLRTAFINP
- the def gene encoding peptide deformylase, which encodes MDDIVREGAPVLRTVTEPVQVPLRQEDREALQCMMQFLKNSQDEAMAAKYKLRSGVGLSANQIGLPQRMFVMYLTDENGRKVEYTWVNPKIISHSMAMVYLPESEGCLSVDRPVHGFVPRYESVKVRGFDLDGQVITQRFKGYQAIVIQHEMDHLDGIMFYDRINAQNPFKLPQDVEIRSLYEQKGS